GGTGTCATAAAAGATAATGACTGGCAGATTGTACCAGGCTGAAGGTAGTTTTGTGGCTTTGGGAGAAAATTAGATCATGAAGAGAAGATATATTATTTCGTTTGTTATTGCATTTATCCTGTTGATGGCACTTTTTGTATGGAATGTTGCAGCAGGAAGTGTTGACATATCCACATCAGACCTGTTTGCAATCTTTGCAGGAAGTGGAAAAGATGAGACATTTTCGCAGATCGTGTGGAAAATCAGGCTGCCACGTATACTTGCTGCGATCCTGCTTGGAGGTGCTTTGTCGGTATCGGGATTTTTACTTCAGAGTTTTTTCCAGAATCCGATCGCAGGACCGTATGTGCTTGGAATTTCATCCGGTGCAAAGCTTGTAGTGGCACTTACCATGATTTTTCTGCTGGAAAAAGGGATCATGATCAGCTCCTTTGGCATGGTGGCGGCTGCATTTGTGGGTTCCATGCTCGCAATGGGATTTGTGCTGCTTATTTCGTTTCGTGTATCAAAAATGTCTCTGCTTGTAGTCTGCGGAATCATGATCGGTTATATCTGTTCTGCCATCACGGATTTCTGTGTTACGTTTGCGAGTGATTCGAATATCGTTAACCTTCACAACTGGTCAATGGGTAGTTTCTCCGGCATGACATGGGAAAATATAAAGATGATCGTCGTGATCGTTGGTGCAGCGGTTCTTGTGACATTTTGTCTGGCAAAACCGATCGGGGCATACCAGATGGGGGAGGCTTATGCCAGAAATATAGGTGTCAATGTAAAGGCGCTCCGGGTTACGATGATCCTTTTGTCGAGCCTGCTGTCTGCCTGTGTGACTGCGTTTGCAGGGCCGATCTCCTTTGTCGGGATCGCGGTGCCGCATCTGGTAAGGATGGCTACAAAGACAGCAAGACCGATTATTTTAATACCGGGGTGCTTTCTGTGCGGCGCAGTCGTGACACTTTTCTGTGATGGAATCGCAAGGACTGTGTTTGCACCGACAGAGATCAGCATCAGTTCTGTCACAGCGCTGTTTTTAGTTCCGGTTGTAATTGCGGCAATGTTGAGAAAACAGGAGGGGAGGTAGCGCATATGCAGGAAATCCGTACAGAGCATCTGACCGTCGGCTATGAGAAAAAGCCGCTGATCGGGGATGTGAATCTTTCTGTCCGGCCGGGAGAGATACTGACGTTGATCGGTCCGAATGGCTCTGGAAAATCCACAATTTTAAAAACGATCACCAAACAGCTAAAGAAACTGGACGGAACGGTGTTTTTGGGTGAAAACTCCATGGATGAGTTAAAAGACAGCCAGATTTCAAAACGGCTGTCCATGGTAATGACGGAACGGCTTCGCACGGAACTGATGAGTGGCAGGGAAGTAGTGGCTTCCGGGCGTTATCCCTACACGGGGCGATTTGGTATCCTCTCAAAAGAAGACTGGGTAAAAGTGGATGAGGCGATCGCACTCGTCCATGCGAAAGAGGTGCAGGATCAGGATTTTATGAAGATCAGTGACGGACAGCGCCAGCGTCTGATGCTTGCGCGTGCGATCTGCCAGGATACGAAGATACTGATCTTAGACGAGCCGACTTCTTATCTGGATATGGGGTTTAAGATGGATATTCTTACAAATATCCGTATGCTTGCAAGAGATAAAAAGATGGCAGTCATCATGTCGCTGCATGAACTTGATCTTGCGCAGAAGGTTTCCGATACGATCGCCTGTGTCAGAGGTGACCGCATCGACCGTGTCGGCACGCCGGAAGAAATTTTTGCCGGGACTTATGTGCAGGAGTTGTACGGAGTATCAGACAGAAGTTTTGATCCGGTAACAGGGCAGATCTTTTTGTGTGCGGGATATGAAAATGCAGAAGGTTTCCGGGAGCATAGTGCCGATAGCTGCCAGAACAAAGATTTTTGCAGTGACGATAAGATTTTAAATCCGGTCAGCCCGCAGGTGTTTGTGATCGGAGGTGCAGGCAGCGGAATCCCGGTATACAACAGACTGTGGCGCGAAGCTGTTCCGTTTGCGGCAGGAATCCTGCAGGAAAATGATGTAGAGTACAATGCAGCAGTGGCTTTAGCATCGGAAGTCGTGTCGGAAAAGGCATTTTTCCCGATTGGAATGGAAAAAGTGCAGGCAGCAAAACAGCTGATCGATCATTGCAAGACCTGCATCTGCACAGTGGAAGAGTTTGGACCGTTCAATGAGGCAAACAGGGAGCTGGCAGAGTATGCAAGGGGGATGGGGAAAATACATAACATGTGAGAACATGAGCCAAAAATCAGCCAATAAGAAAGAACATCGCAAAAAAGTTTGAATTATGTGTAGTATGGAAATAATAGAATTATACTTCAAAGTAAAATGAAACTATTTGAAGTGACTTTGAAGTTGACTTTGAAGTATGATTGAAATAAAATATAAAGCATATTAAAACTGTGTATAAAACCGGGGTGATAAGCGATGTATTTGGAAGAGATTGTAGAAAACGTCGAGTTGGAAAGTGATAAATGTGAATGTAAGAGCAGGTTGAATCGGGAAGATGTTGTGGGATGGCTGAAAAGCATTGCCGGATTTTCAAATGCTTCCGGAGGAGATTTTTATATCGGAGTCGAAGATAAAACAAATAAGCTGATAGGTTTTAACAGAAAAGAAGCTGACAATGAACGGAATTATTTTAATAATCAAGTGAACGAACATCTGTCACCGAGACCACAGATGAAAGTATCTTTTGTGCGTTATGAGGCAAACGGAAATGAACGATTTATTATACATGTGTATATACCGGAATCAGTTGTAAAGCCGGTCATTTTAAAGTATAAAAATATTCCGTCCATTTTTATGAGACGGGACGGATTTACAAATGGTGCAACCTACGAAGAGATTATAGAAATGAGTGTTAAAAGCAGGAACACACAGTTTGATCTTCTTTTGTCGGATAAAAAATACGAAGCAGAAAATTATAAGACGCTTCAGGAATTTTATGCATTGCATAATAATGGAAAAGAATTATCGGAAAAAGCTTTAATGTCGATGGGGTTTTATAATGAAAATGGGCTGCTTGTCAATGGTGCAGTGCTTTTTGGAGATGACTATCAGGGAAAAAAAACAGAGGTTGTATGTTCTGTGTTCTCAGGGTTTAATAAGGGAAGTGAGCGGATTGTTACAGTCAACCGTTTCCATGGAAATATAATTGCAGATATTAATTACATGATAGAATTTGTGGAACAGAGAATGAATCATTCCATGATAAAACTGGATAATACAAGAAAAAATATAGATGCATATCCAAAACGTGCATTGTTTGAAGGTGTGATCAATGCGGTTGCACATCGTGATTACTTTTTAGACGGAACACAGATTCAGATGGATATGTTTAAGGACAGATTGGAAATTTCTTCCCCAGGAGGTTTTTACATAGGTGAAAAAATTGGGAAAACGTATGATTTATCCGGAATCATTTCGAAAAGGAGAAATGAATTAATAACGTCTGTATTGGTAAACTGCAATGTTATGGAGGCAG
The Roseburia rectibacter DNA segment above includes these coding regions:
- a CDS encoding FecCD family ABC transporter permease — protein: MKRRYIISFVIAFILLMALFVWNVAAGSVDISTSDLFAIFAGSGKDETFSQIVWKIRLPRILAAILLGGALSVSGFLLQSFFQNPIAGPYVLGISSGAKLVVALTMIFLLEKGIMISSFGMVAAAFVGSMLAMGFVLLISFRVSKMSLLVVCGIMIGYICSAITDFCVTFASDSNIVNLHNWSMGSFSGMTWENIKMIVVIVGAAVLVTFCLAKPIGAYQMGEAYARNIGVNVKALRVTMILLSSLLSACVTAFAGPISFVGIAVPHLVRMATKTARPIILIPGCFLCGAVVTLFCDGIARTVFAPTEISISSVTALFLVPVVIAAMLRKQEGR
- a CDS encoding ABC transporter ATP-binding protein gives rise to the protein MQEIRTEHLTVGYEKKPLIGDVNLSVRPGEILTLIGPNGSGKSTILKTITKQLKKLDGTVFLGENSMDELKDSQISKRLSMVMTERLRTELMSGREVVASGRYPYTGRFGILSKEDWVKVDEAIALVHAKEVQDQDFMKISDGQRQRLMLARAICQDTKILILDEPTSYLDMGFKMDILTNIRMLARDKKMAVIMSLHELDLAQKVSDTIACVRGDRIDRVGTPEEIFAGTYVQELYGVSDRSFDPVTGQIFLCAGYENAEGFREHSADSCQNKDFCSDDKILNPVSPQVFVIGGAGSGIPVYNRLWREAVPFAAGILQENDVEYNAAVALASEVVSEKAFFPIGMEKVQAAKQLIDHCKTCICTVEEFGPFNEANRELAEYARGMGKIHNM
- a CDS encoding ATP-binding protein, which encodes MYLEEIVENVELESDKCECKSRLNREDVVGWLKSIAGFSNASGGDFYIGVEDKTNKLIGFNRKEADNERNYFNNQVNEHLSPRPQMKVSFVRYEANGNERFIIHVYIPESVVKPVILKYKNIPSIFMRRDGFTNGATYEEIIEMSVKSRNTQFDLLLSDKKYEAENYKTLQEFYALHNNGKELSEKALMSMGFYNENGLLVNGAVLFGDDYQGKKTEVVCSVFSGFNKGSERIVTVNRFHGNIIADINYMIEFVEQRMNHSMIKLDNTRKNIDAYPKRALFEGVINAVAHRDYFLDGTQIQMDMFKDRLEISSPGGFYIGEKIGKTYDLSGIISKRRNELITSVLVNCNVMEAAGTGFEKIMEEYQNVDETHRPYIYSSSDHFTLVLPDLTYSDGVEDSGVPNILFAPVPNGTVYDEKVLSFCYYQARKVSEIVSYLGVSDSTYFRKQVLENLVENQYLEKNKVSRASYFKTNPEMVRIQ